The Cheilinus undulatus linkage group 17, ASM1832078v1, whole genome shotgun sequence genomic sequence TGGATAATAATCGATCGATTTCACCTTAAACTGATTATGGGtaaacaataaataattcatttttatcatcttgaataaatattttagtttttcataAAGTGctaactttgatttattttttataatttagtCATTTAACACAGAGAAATTAAACGCGCCACAGCAGCACTGACATTTGTGAGCACCTGAACGAAACacagcagagtttaaaaaaaaaatactgcaggtgagagctgtcaatcaaagtCACACCTGGAggctctgaccaatcagagcaagggAAACTTTGTGATGTTATCccattaaaaagggaaattattatttgaaaagaaacacacacaggcatCAAGTGTCACATCGAACATTAAGTATTGATTaatcactgattaatcagtgttCGATAACAGATTAATCACTGATTAATATACAGCTGATTGATCACTGATTGATTGCAGAAAGCAGCAGGAAAGCAACTCCCACGTCCTgtcatcagccaatcagcacaCAGAGATGTCCACctgttgtctgtctgtgtctatAACCATTAAATATAGATATTATTGAttactgatcactgatcagctgctctctctctcgttcatttgaacatttttatatattttgatattCTGTTGTCTAAATTTGAACATATCATTAAAACAACAGCTAAAGTTATTGATCGATAACGTCATCCCTGatactgatgacatcatcagagataTTGATGACGTCATCAGAgatattgatgatgtcatcagagataTTGATAACGTCATCACAGATATCAATGACGTGATATTTATTAAAGTACATATGGGCGGGGTCAGTCTCTTCATGGAGGAGGAGGCGGGCCCGTCAGCGTGGACAGGTGAGTTCTTGGCAGGTTTCCAGCCCTTATCATCAGGTGAGGGGGGCGGGGCGACAGTACTTGTGGCGGTGCCGGTCAGTCGTCGTGCTCGTCGCTGTCGCTCCGCCTCTCCTTGCTGCAGGTGATGATGCGTCTCATCTCCTCGTCATAGCGAATGAAGTTCTCGCCGAAGCGCGCCCAGGCTTTGAGCGGGACCGTGATCGTGTTCCTATACGGCTGCCTCACCTCGCTGATCTTCAGGAACACGCCGTAGCGGTTCGAGCCCACGTCGAAGTAGAAGCGCTTGTTGTCCACCCTGAAGGACGCTGCTTCCGGCAGCTCAGGGCCATCATCATGGTTCCGGTAGGCGGTGCGGTCGTCGTCGCCATAGTCATCGATGAGCTGGGACAGGGCGTCCCTGAACTCGATGAGTCCCTGGGCTGGGAGGACGATGGTCTGCTCAATGCCGGGGCCGTAGTACCCCATGGTCCCCGGGTTCTTGCTGACTGTCTGACGGATCCGCAAAAAGCGGCCACGCTGGTTCTCCTTCAGGTCCAGGAAGTATTTCCGGTTATCCCTCTCGATGAACTCGCTCTTCAGCACGCGGTGCGCGTGCTCGTCGGACCCCGCGGACCCGGTGGGGGACAGTCCCGCCTCCTGCGCCCTCCTGCGGGCCTCTTGTGTACGCCCCTGGCCGTCGCTTCCGTGCTCTTCGAGCTGCGGACCCGCGCGCACGCGCAGCCCAATGCGTGCGTAGTGGTCAATGAAGTCCCCGAGCAGCGCGCGCAGCGCGGCAGCAGCAGACATGCTGAGCGTCAGCTTACTCTTCCGGATGTTGTCATGGCGACCGCGGCCCACCCACACCTCCGCGATCTTCAGAAAGCGGCCGCGCGCGGATTGCTTCACGTCCAGGTAGAAACGCTTCTTCTGGATGTCCACGCGCTTCGATGCCAGCTCCACGATGTCCGAGGCCGCGTGCGGCGGCGCGCTGCCGGGCGGCGCGAACTGTGGAGGAGCGGGAAAAGAGTCTGATGCAACCTTGCTCCTGGTCCGCTCCATGGCTCTGTCTCTGCTCTCCAACATCACGGGACGGTTCCGCGGAATATCAGCACACCGAGGCTCTTACCATCACCGTGGGTCCGGGTTTATTAGAGTCCAAAGAGGGTCAGGAGAAAAGACAGCTCTCTGTAGTCCACTACAGCACCGGTCCGAGTCTCTGGTCCACTAACATCACACCGAACACGGTTCCACTGCTCACCCAGACACAATCACGGCCCAGTCCAGTCCACTTGCCCAGTACACCAAGTCCCTGACCCTCTGCAGCTCCCAGCAGCCATCACGCCTCACACCGccccccctccctccatccTGCAGCCTCAGATGACCTGAAAACGGCAGCGCGTGCGGAGCATCAGCTGATCCTCGGTTCGTGTCCTTACAAAGGTGATTTTTACCGGTCAAAGTGAGCGCGCGGACACACGGATAGAGCTCACCTGCAGCCTCCGAGCAGCCCGCACAGCCCCGCAAACAGCAGACCGAATGAACCCGGTGAACCCGCAGCCCCCCCTCCCCGTCCTGAGAAAACCTcttttaaagagacagacactgagacgGCCGACAGCCTGCAGGGGGCGCTGTTGCTGCTGCTCTGCAGGCCCTCAGAACACAAAGAAAGACATCCCATAATATGTGTCATAGTAAAGGGACTACATCCCATAATATGTACCATGATAAAGAGAATACATCCCATAATATGTCTGATAATAGAGAATAAATCCGATAATATGTCTTATAATAGAGAATACATCCCATAATATgtcttaaaataaagaatacaTCCCATATGtctgataataaaaaatacatccCATAATATCTTATACTGAAGAATACATCCTATAATATGTCTTATACTAAAGAATACATCCCATAATATGTCTGATAATAGAGAATAAATCCGATAATATGTCTTATAATAAAGAATACATCCCATAATATGTGTTATCCCACTCCCACCCTCTCCTGCACTGCCTCGGCTCTGACCAGTCCGGCTTTAGTAACGCCGGTTCAGGTGCCAATGGCCCAAACAGGTAGAGCTCAGGACCACCATGGTCCACCACCACACCACAGTCCGCTTTAAGGGACTCTGGAgtggaaaaatcctccacctctgaagatcgctctgaggcagcagagctGCAGGACTCTGGGTCACTTTCTGACTTTCTGACAAGACATGCCACATGTCCCCTTCCCTCCTTCCAGTACCACGTGGGTGGATTTAGCTCTTACCGAGGGgtttacttacattttaaatgttaaaatggatCAGTTGCAATATCTGATAAGTTGTTTATGTTCCATTATAAATCAAAtatggtttatgagatttgacaatcatggactttattcacattttacactgcGACCAAGCTTTTTTGGAGCTGAGGATGTAAATGAACATAAAAGTTTAGACGATGAAAACAGACATGTTAGATCATGTTTCAATTCAATCTTTACAGtataaacagaaatgtttagTTATGATTTCTCTTTTACCTGCAGGACAGGTGTTTCAAGAACGTGATGTCAGTAAGAATATAAAAACATCAGCATCAATATTGATTATTATAATCATTACCACAGTGATGTCAGAGTGATGAACGCCTCCCTGAAACTCTGCTCATGTTTTTGTCTTCGTTTGTTCCTTTAATTCAATTACCTGTCATATAGGGATGGCTATGGTGACCCCTGTCATCACACCTGTCCCTATATGGGACCTGTCCCTATATGACACCTGTCATCATACCTGTCCCTATATGGGACCTGTCCCTATATGACACCTGTCATCATACCTGTCCCTATATGGGACCTGTCCCTATATGACACCTGTCATCATACCTGTCCCTATATGGGACCTGTCCCTATATGACACCTGTCATCATACCTGTCCCTATATGGGACCTGTCCCTATATGGCACCTGTCATCACACCTGTCCCTATATGACACCTGTCATCATACCTGTCCCTATATGGGACCTGTCCCTATATGGCACCTGTCATCACACCTGTCCCTATATGGGACCTGTCCCTATATGGCACCTGTCATCACACCTGTCCCTATATGGGACCTGTCCCTATATGACACCTGTCATCACACCTGTCCCTATATGGGACCTGTCCCTATATGGCACCTGTCATCACGCCTGTCCCTATATGGGACCTGTCCCTATATGACACCTGTCATCACACCTGTCCCTATATGGGACCTGTCCCTATATGGCACCTGTCATCACACCTGTCCCTATATGACACCTGTCATCACACCTGTCCCTATATGACACCTGTGAAGTTATATAGCATCAGTATGAACATCAATGTGCAGACATTCAGTGATTAAATTCAATTGCCAAAACAGCCAGTGGATGGCGCTGTAGCTCCTAGAAAGGTCGAGCCCAGCTTTAACATGCTTTAAACACAGCTGACTGAGGAGGGCGCTGTTAGTCTGAATGAAATACCTCCTCAGACACCCACATGCTCCCTTCAAGCAGAACGTGAAATCGAACAAGTGCTTTCATCCGGTCTTCGAGGTTCTGCATTAAAGCGTTGACAGTATGGAAACACATGAGCACCACGAGGTGGCGTGTTGACCTCCTATGTTTATATATGCACACACCGACATTCCATCATTTCTTTGAGTTTAAACACAGAGGAACAAGAGACGACAAAGGAGAAGATCTGGAGAGACAATGTTTCTGAAGGCATCATCACCTCAGTGTGTGTCcacaagggggcgctgtgacaatcTGTAAAGCGTATACCTGCCTTCACCCTTGGTGATACACCTGAACATTGTACTTTTATTCCGTGTATGATACCAGCCATAATCCTGGCCAGACTGTCAACATTTCATTATTGATATCTTTAACTCATATAAATCTACACTGTAATTTTTGTATAATTCTTGTTTTCCTTCCTCTTTTCTGATCTGTTTTTGGCTGCAACCACTCTCCAACATCAACAAACATCTGAAGGCATATGATTGGGCTTTAACAACAAAGGTGATTCTAGTAGTCATGTGACTGGTAGAACATGACTAGTAACTTTAACAGTCACATGACTGGTAGAGCATTACTTGTAACAGTAACAGTCATCGGACACCAAAATGTTCCTGTGGTGATGAGCCTGTAGGTCAGTAGGTATAAAGTGTCAGCGTCAGAACATGTCAATGTGcaaagatacattttttatcattatgtCAGTCTTTATAGTCTGAACTGATCATCTGACATTgagacaccccccccccctcgCAGCGCATAGCCCTCCCCCTCAGGCCTGAGGCCTGTAGCCACCCAGCTGAGGCATGTAGCTGGAGGCTGATGCAGCTGATTGGTCATCAGCAGGTGTGTTGTTCTCAGAGTCCTCCTGCAAGGGGCAGAAGTCTAGTGGCTGAAGCT encodes the following:
- the purg gene encoding purine-rich element-binding protein gamma: MLESRDRAMERTRSKVASDSFPAPPQFAPPGSAPPHAASDIVELASKRVDIQKKRFYLDVKQSARGRFLKIAEVWVGRGRHDNIRKSKLTLSMSAAAALRALLGDFIDHYARIGLRVRAGPQLEEHGSDGQGRTQEARRRAQEAGLSPTGSAGSDEHAHRVLKSEFIERDNRKYFLDLKENQRGRFLRIRQTVSKNPGTMGYYGPGIEQTIVLPAQGLIEFRDALSQLIDDYGDDDRTAYRNHDDGPELPEAASFRVDNKRFYFDVGSNRYGVFLKISEVRQPYRNTITVPLKAWARFGENFIRYDEEMRRIITCSKERRSDSDEHDD